One window of Magallana gigas chromosome 2, xbMagGiga1.1, whole genome shotgun sequence genomic DNA carries:
- the LOC136272582 gene encoding uncharacterized protein KIAA1958 homolog: MSEEKKYGDFFVICNELSKTQDIDSEENLNTAVGEVSEGEKTHKSTPVPVIDSEISEIERLEVLSALFESELSEENNEDNAKILKENLSNHNESRFVHYESQEIEKFIQDKENKNTLRKTLYDVNLFSSFLRSKNEMREFYKISPTELDVFIANFILSVRKKGGEEFEPISLRSMISSIDRTLRRHRYEASIMQSPDNIFTATKQALKAKQKDLKQKGKGNRPQKADALSDDDINILYDSGVLGVTSPQSLLNTVWFNNAIHLGLRGHQEHYNLCWGDISLHKNPDGTEYLQHYVRQTKTRTGANTRDTRTVLGKIFSIPHLNENNPIEVYKKYASLRPQGFREPNDPFYIATRTIPLSDKKSDKWFMKQKLGVNKIGKIMGKMIEKCPQIADSGKRLTNTSTRKYCVQKLRENNIAPTDIMQVTGHKNVNSINNYSEITVTKQKEMSKILSTTKNTDSTTSPHGQASAAGSIQQAQSLFAGAILHINNMNVYTYQNASQDFQPPPAKKSK, encoded by the coding sequence ATGAGTGAAGAAAAGAAATACGgagatttttttgtcatttgcaATGAATTATCGAAAACTCAAGACATTGACAGCGAAGAAAATCTAAACACAGCTGTTGGTGAAGTTTCAGAAGGTGAGAAAACCCATAAATCAACGCCAGTGCCAGTTATTGATTCAGAAATTTCCGAAATTGAGCGTTTAGAAGTTTTGAGTGCATTATTTGAATCAGAGCTTTCAGAAGAAAATAATGAAGATAAtgccaaaattttgaaagaaaacttgTCAAATCATAATGAGTCAAGATTTGTTCATTACGAGAgtcaagaaattgaaaaattcattcaagataaagaaaacaaaaacacattgAGAAAAACATTGTATGATGTCAATTTGTTTAGTTCTTTCCTTCGTTCCAAAAATGAAATGCGTGAATTCTACAAAATTTCTCCTACAGAATTAGATGTGTTTATTGCCAATTTTATATTAAGCGTTCGGAAAAAGGGGGGAGAGGAGTTTGAACCGATATCATTGAGAAGTATGATTTCCAGTATTGATAGAACCCTTCGACGACACCGCTACGAAGCAAGCATCATGCAGTCGCCTGATAATATATTTACAGCCACCAAACAAGCTCTGAAAGCCAAACAAAAAGATCTTAAACAAAAAGGGAAGGGCAATAGGCCACAAAAAGCAGATGCGTTATCTGACGACGATATTAATATTCTGTATGACTCCGGAGTTCTAGGAGTTACCTCCCCCCAGTCGCTGTTGAACACGGTATGGTTTAACAATGCCATCCATTTAGGGTTGCGTGGACACCAGGAACACTATAACCTCTGTTGGGGTGATATTTCATTACATAAAAACCCTGATGGCACAGAATATTTACAGCATTATGTGAGACAAACAAAAACGCGCACCGGTGCTAACACGCGTGACACAAGAACAGTTCTtggcaaaatattttcaattcccCATTTGAATGAAAACAACCCAATTGAAGTTTATAAGAAATATGCAAGTTTAAGACCACAGGGGTTTCGTGAACCAAATGATCCTTTTTATATTGCGACCCGCACTATTCCATTGTCGGACAAAAAAAGCGATAAATGGTTCATGAAACAAAAGCTTGGAGTAAACAAAATCGGGAAAATTATGgggaaaatgattgaaaaatgtCCACAAATTGCAGATTCTGGAAAGCGCCTCACAAACACAAGCACGAGAAAATACTGTGTCCAAAAACTCAGGGAAAACAATATAGCACCTACGGATATAATGCAAGTTACTGGCCACAAAAATGTGAATTCCATCAACAATTATTCCGAAATTACagttacaaaacaaaaagaaatgtcCAAAATATTGTCTACAACGAAAAATACAGATTCAACCACAAGTCCACACGGACAAGCGTCAGCCGCAGGAAGCATTCAACAGGCCCAGTCGCTGTTTGCAGGGGCAATCTTGCACATAAACAATATGAATGTTTACACTTACCAAAATGCCTCCCAGGACTTCCAGCCACCACCAGCCaagaaatcaaaatga